The segment CTCTAGCGGTTGCAGTTGTTCCTGAAAGTTTACCAGCTGTGGCTACAATTGTCTTAGCGCTTGGTGTTCAACGTTTAGTTGAACGTCATGCAATCGTTCGTAATTTACCATCCGTTGAAACGCTTGGGTCCGCAACTGTTATTTGTTCCGATAAAACGGGAACCTTAACACAGAACGTGATGACGGTAAAAGAGCATTGGACTGAGAGTGACGTAAATGAATTATCACGTGGTTTATTACTTTGTAATGATGCACGTAAGGTCGATGGAAATTGGCTTGGAGACCCAACTGAGACAGCACTATCTGCATGGGCAGAAGCGCTTGATCTTGATGCTGTTGGCTTGATTCAAAAGCATACACGATTAAATGAGGTTCCTTTTGATTCAGGACGTAAACGTATGAGTACGATCAATGATATTGATGGTGATGCTACGGTATTTGTAAAAGGTGGCGTTGATGAAGTTCTTGCCGTTGTAACGCAGTATCAAGATGAAAAAGGTATACGTGCTATTACGCAAAAAGATATTGAACGCATTCAAAAACATAATCAAGAAATGGGTGTTAAGGCACTTCGTGTTCTTGCACTTGCTAAGAAATCTGTTTCAAATACGGATCTGGAAGCAACAGAAATTGAAAGTGAACTTACTTTTGTTGGTTTGGTAGGGATGATTGATCCTCCACGTCCCGAAGTAACAGAAGCTATCAAAACAAGTAAAAAAGCAGGTATTCGTGTTGTAATGATTACCGGTGACCATGCTGTTACTGCATCCGCAATTGGTCGTGAAATTGGACTGATTGAAGATGGACAACGTGTTATCTCTGGAAAAGAATTGGATGCAATGACAGATGATGAATTGTTTGAAAAAGTTCAACATATTGGCGTGTATGCACGTGTTTCTCCAGAACATAAAATGCGTATCATTTCCGCTTGGAAACGTCATGGCGATATTGTGGCGATGACAGGAGATGGTGTTAACGATGCTCCTGCTTTAAAACGTGCTGATATTGGTGCTGCAATGGGTATTGTTGGTACAGAAGTTGCTAAAGGTGCAGCGGACATGGTTCTTACAGATGATAACTTCGCAACAGTGGTAACCGCTATTGGAGAAGGTCGTCGTATTAAAGATAATATTATGAAGGCAATCTCATACTTACTATCATGTAATGTTGGAGAATTGTTACTGTTATTAATTGCCGTACTTCTTGACTGGGATGCACCCCTTCTACCAATTCACTTATTATGGATTAACCTTGTAACCGATAGTCTTCCAGCATTAGCGCTTGGTGTTGATGGTGCAGAAGATGGTATTATGGAACGTCAACCGGATCGTACAAGCTCACTCATCAGTAAATCAATGCTTTGGCGAATTGGGTACCAAGGTGCTGTTGTAGGGAGCGTTGCACTCTTTGCTTACATGTACGGTGCAGGGCGTCTATGGGCAGTTGGAGATACTGAAACTGGAACGACAATGGCATTTATCGTATTAGCATTCTCACAATTAATCCATTCCTACAGCATTCATTCAAGTGAAAAATCAGTATTCACATCATTCTGGAAAAATAAATACCTTATCATGGCAACGCTCATTAATGGGCTCATGATTCTTGCGGTATTATTCATTCCGGTTCTC is part of the Erysipelothrix piscisicarius genome and harbors:
- a CDS encoding calcium-translocating P-type ATPase, PMCA-type is translated as MKDTKWYAKSLEEVAAKTDIVNGLTDAQIEASREKYGKNKLAEAKGRSFMMRLLDQFKDVTIILLVAALISGIVGEHADAILIFAIVALNALIGMIQEDKAEKSLKALQDMSTPTAKVIRGGEEQTINSNDVVVGDLVVMDAGDLVPADLRIVQSNSLTVQEASLTGESVPVEKHADVVCAEYAVLGDRKNMAYSSGMVSYGRGQGVVVAVGMDTEVGKIATMLTETKSDPTPLQQQLNQLGRILGVGAIIACGIILLVGVLNNHDFLQMFLTAVSLAVAVVPESLPAVATIVLALGVQRLVERHAIVRNLPSVETLGSATVICSDKTGTLTQNVMTVKEHWTESDVNELSRGLLLCNDARKVDGNWLGDPTETALSAWAEALDLDAVGLIQKHTRLNEVPFDSGRKRMSTINDIDGDATVFVKGGVDEVLAVVTQYQDEKGIRAITQKDIERIQKHNQEMGVKALRVLALAKKSVSNTDLEATEIESELTFVGLVGMIDPPRPEVTEAIKTSKKAGIRVVMITGDHAVTASAIGREIGLIEDGQRVISGKELDAMTDDELFEKVQHIGVYARVSPEHKMRIISAWKRHGDIVAMTGDGVNDAPALKRADIGAAMGIVGTEVAKGAADMVLTDDNFATVVTAIGEGRRIKDNIMKAISYLLSCNVGELLLLLIAVLLDWDAPLLPIHLLWINLVTDSLPALALGVDGAEDGIMERQPDRTSSLISKSMLWRIGYQGAVVGSVALFAYMYGAGRLWAVGDTETGTTMAFIVLAFSQLIHSYSIHSSEKSVFTSFWKNKYLIMATLINGLMILAVLFIPVLNDLFKLGTLDAHHWMIVVMLMFVPMIIVEIMKLLKLNGKH